The genomic stretch aaccacactaaagtctacgagtaaaggtgaatacgatgagtAACCGAGTCATTTGTCCCGTACCCACaaatattcagaatgaggataggaattctccactttcattcattctttactacttaaggctcgtggtaTGTGATTCTCATCACAAATTTCAAGTTGTTGGAGAAGAATCTCTGCTGCTCCCTGggatgatgaagaccttatcaatcatTCTATTTGAATCGCATTGAAGTCTATAGACAAAGGCaaataccttgagcaactgggtcattcatcCCGTACCCAAGGATATCCTAGACAAGGATAAGAATTCCCCACTCTCATCATTATTTgtttcttaaggctcatggcatacaaCTTGAATTATGATTGGTAAGTTGTTGGTAGAGTCTTCTGTTTGTTACACTGTTGCTTGTTGGAGAGAGACTTGACAATCATATGAtttgaattgtgctaaagtctatgaatagaggtgaatacgatgagcaactgagtcattcgtcccgtacccaaagatattcataatgaGCTAATAAAATTCTCCAATTtcattccttctctattgcttaaggctcatgccacacaatcTTAACCTTGATTAACAAGCTCTTGAAGAAACACCTTTGACATTGCCTTGTATAATCCACTGCTTGATAAGACTGAGATGCCTTGAATGAGAGTCTGAACTTGAGGCCATGAGGTCCACAGCTTAAAGAAAGagtcttatcaagtgatcaagggacttttgatcacttgaatagctgtgggattatacaagatcaaaggatttagttaatcaaaattgcttttgataAACTTGAGTCGAAGGTTTGAATTAGCTTGAAAGTGTATGGTTAACCTATTCTAAGGGTTAAAATTATTCACAAACTATTTCTAAGGGATCATGCCACAATTAAAGTCATAGATACTTCATGAAAAATCAACTGGATTATACTAACTGATTATCTTAAGTCAATTCTAATCCTAAAGGAACATGTATTTCTAAGACAAAATAACCCATAAGGATAAAAAGGTCAAATTACATGGATGATTAATCAAGAAGTTAATTCCAAAGTTAAAATCTATTTAGAACTGAAACCCTAATTATATCTAAACaaaatctaaaattctaattAGTCATAGAATTCTAAAATTCATCTAATTAAATTCTATAATATCTAGTTAATTCTAACAATCCTAATTAAAAATCTAAAATCTATTAATCCTAAAATTCTAAATTTATATAATTAACCTAAGATTCCATTTAATTTCTAATATCCTAATTAATCTCTAATACTTATGATTAATTCTAAAAAATCTAATTCTAAAATTCTAATTATAACCTAATATCTAATTAATTTCTAATTAAATCCTAATTGATTCTAAATATTCTAACCATAACCCAAATTCTCTAAAAATATCAACACAACATCACTAAGATTAACAACAAAAAATTGGAATTAAAATGAGTTAATTGTGATTAATCATGGAATTAGTGAGATTATGGGTCAGGGGTGTGTGAGGGTTGAAGAGGGATATGCATAGAGAAATGCTTGGGCCTAAGCCCAAGCTCCCAATGAGCAAGCCTGGTTCACAATCAAGGCCAAGGTCCAGAACTCCGGATCTCAGTAATATACCAAGAAACGCCTTCAGCACTCCTCGCATCGTCATCTCGAAATCTCgaaaattttaccttgtaccccCTACAGTTAGCCCTATACCCctacaaaattttaaaaattcccattttacccttaattggatttaaccaatttaccatttcatttttaccattcagttgaaaatttcagaaattacactttcacacccctcgcaccagaactcctgcaaaaagacttccggtatgtatttttccaaaccggaagactttaggaatgacttccggaacacacaaaaaagcaaaccggaacacttcatgaaagagttccggttcaattaaaaaaaatttacaaaaccGGAACACTTCTTAAAAGAGTTCCGGTGAACAAATTTtgcataccggaactctttggagaagtgttccggtatgtattatgtgtgttccggaagtctttcTTTAAGTCTTCCGGTacgttttttttttgttttttgtttttaattttttttttttgcagaaatggaaaatcttcccaaaatatgtgtagatactactgatgcgtttatgacgacggaaagatttggtacacgagaagaggttatcagatggattaaagaggttggaatcgacaataaagtaactgttattatcagtcgttcagatactgaaacggggaagagagggagaagtaacaaaataatatttggttgtgataaaggtgggaaacacaagattagtgatagtggtacccaaagtgcgtccaagaaatgtggatgtccatttaaaatcaggttgactccggcgaaagatggatctggttggaagattgatgtaaaatgtgggttacataatcatggtttacctgatagattagaaggtcattcgtttattggtaggttgaccacagatgagaagcaacatgtcgctgatttggcaaagagacatgtagcacctagaaacattttgctttccttgcaagacaagtttcctgagaatgtcactcggattacgcaTATGGAGTGtgatagaaaaagagataagaggtccaaggagtgagatacaacatctgtttaagcttattgaggatgcaggatatgtgtattggagtagaaaaaaggatgactcgaaagtggtgagagagatattttgggcacatcctgattcagttaagttgttgaatatatttccgattgtgttagttatggatagcacctacaagacaaacaaatatagacaacctttgtttgaaattgttggcatgacatcgactgagttgacttttgctgttggatttgcgtatatggagtctgagcaaacagagaatttttgttgggtattggagaaattaaaagagttgtttgtgaagaaagacatgtgtccacaagtgattttgacagatagagatcttgctttgatgaaagcaattgaagttgtgtttcccaactcgattaatttgctatgtagatttcacattaacaaaaacgttggtgccaaatgcaaacaacatgtggtgaatgacctgcaaaagacgatagacacattatggatggaagttgtctgggcaagtgatgaggttgagtatggtcagcggttgcatcaacttgagcaagcatgtgttgattatagtggatttattaattatgtgaaagacacatggttgactccacataggcatagatttgttggagcatggattaatcgagtcctacatttgggtaacacaacgactaatcggtacgtcttataattttgtatgtgttatttttatatctgatattatttttatgtattttttatgtgttattttcaatatctgatatttttaatatttgataTTTTCAATATCTAATGGTATTTTTTATATCtgatatttttagggttgaatctgctcattggaagttaaagcagatgttaggaaacagtataggtgacatggtcaaatgttgggaagccatgaataacaacttgaggttacaactgggaaacattagagcttcatttcaaaagagtttttacgaagttgagcacgcgcacgtaagtcccttttatggttatttgcgtggttccgtatctcgagctgctttgagacgtattgctgaagagttattgagagttgattatgttggaactaacaggcaaatatgtggttgtactcttagaacatcttatgggttaccttgtgcttgtgagttaggaagatacagagtaggtggtataccgatacccattgatgttgttcatgttcattggaggaaactaactatggaagttgagttagaggtaggtgaagatgatggatcagaggtggatatgaAGGCTGCAATGGATGAGTTATGGAGAcgatttaggtcattagatgttattgggaaaagggcattaaggagtagggtatgtgaactagcatacccaacaatgacaacattgtgtccaccacctgagaaaataaaaaccaaaggaggagtgaagaagaaagggaaaaaaccaTCAGATTATGATGTTAAtagggacccttcgtatcatgagtatgttgataaggcatctcaatcttcacaaaggcaatctcaaccatcacagacttcgaagaagatcaaattatcaaagcaaccacaattcattcttcaatttcctaatcatattaggtcatacattgaagatgtagttaatgttgaatcagatggtaattgtggatttagagtcattgcatcattgcatggatatggtgaggatggttggccaatggttcgcagagagttggggttggaaataatagacaaggataggtcaactttgtatgacaagttattttctaatcggttgtcagcagtgagagaatctttgatgatagaatcgtttggttcacagccacctgaaaaatggatgagtctaccagatatgggttacttgatagcgaatcgctataatgttgtacttgtctgtttaggcaatccgtgcatcactttctttccgatgacaagttcacattcaccaaatgtctctatttattgcattggttttgttaaccacaatcattgggttcaggtacgtatttatatgtctaaatattttaattatttcagttaatattttatgttatatgacttaatcttttaattattttactttatcaggttaacatgaaagaggggtttccattgccaccggtcacattagattggaagaaattttgttctcatatagcaactacttggatgctaggatttgcaggacgtatgcaacattggcaattacttacacctgtattagcatgattatgtaatcaaaacataaatatgtaatcaaaacatgaaatctatattattatgtctattatattcaaagcttaatacatataatcaatgtgaacgagaaatatgcaaagcttcaaataaatcagaaaactgtggatcttcgtcttcggcattaacctgtctcaaataacgatgaatcaatgtagatacacgagcccaatcAGGATCAGATGGCCCGACGTCATATACAGGAACGGGTACCTCTCTAGGAGCgtcacgatggggagggaccaaccgtggatgggaaacacgataataccactccagataacTGTCTTCTACctcagatggagtggtggccacGGTAGATGAACCGATCACATCGATAACACTCTGATGGTAACtgatccaatcaacatcaatatccgtcgccatcatacaatccagaggtggggatggaacatactgcctatacccgaactgacgtaaacatctatcaggcaagtatggaacaactgtttcaccccacttcaaacagcccccctgtaaagacatatctcatcaaatacatgccatgctctatgatcctcaaatggtcGCCAAATGACGTCGGtaggtgtcagctcgtccaaaataggtcgtaaatcatcGACCTTCAGGACTCCCTGTCTATACGACCATCTCATCGCTCAGGGAAGACCACAGTTTTCAGCAGGTttccaattctcccctctttttccaacagttggaaaatactcgtgaatccaacactgttacaaaatacaaacataataaataaaacaaataccatattttataaaatgaatccaacacttgattaacaaaattaaattatatacctgtaggagagtaggatatccaccgagctgtttgcaattgtacatggacgcatctccaagatatcgatagagggtaactagtgcagctgctccccaactatatcctgaacatccatccaagtccctaaacaggaggaggtatcgtgcctctacaagtgtaaaggtcttatcagcaaatatggtggaacccaccaacatcaatatatatgctctagtcgcatatgcccagctggaagcagccctatgatgtacgaataaatcatataaccactccaacttgtAATACGACCCCCTGCAGCTACGAACATGTGACTGTGCCTGACCCTGTGACACTCCTAGGTAGTCAACAGCAAGTTCAACAGCTAGCTCTTCAGTCACATCCCGAGGACTCCAAAAGATACCCCTAATGGGCAAGTGAAGTAGACATGCGACATCAtctaaagtaatgctcatttcaccaaacggcatgtgaaatgaagatgtctctagatgccatctttccacaaatgcagagacaagatttgtgtctatcttgttcagactggttctctgcagtgaagctaaaccggatctagatacccaactctccatctgtggtggaagagccaatggaaccctagaagtcaacttcagtccatgtccggcaaccttcaactctttctttggtcctctttcctaaaaacaattaaaacacatattagaaaacaaattataaaatattcaactattattcattttcaaatatagcccgtttacttacctcaccgaaccatatatgtcgagcaacatgatgctcgtacttcaccaaaagagacgtatcgtacggccctcctggatatccagtcggctcagctgcagctgcagatgaagatgcaccccggtctaacatgcggactggaatccggccatctgcacctcgtcttcgaaccactgaaaaaacaatgtttaaaaaaataattaaaattaaaaaaaaaaaaattacgtaccggaacacttcaaagaagagttccggttagtaaaaaacacaaaaagccttccggaacactttcttaaagagttccggtatacatcatccaaaccggaagtctttaagaaagacTTCCGGTATACAACTATACAAACTggaagactttctaaaagacttccggttcagtGTCCCTTAAAGACAACAAACCGGAACTCTTtagagaagtgttccggtatacaattaatgaaccggaagacttactcttaagtgttccggtatacaatACAAAAAAGCCAAATATTTGTCTTCTCCGGAAGTCTTCaacgaaaatggtaaaaaaaattgaaagggaaaatataccctatttatatgagggtattttggtcaaaaaaatttaaatgtagaggtgtgggtacaattgtaggggtataGGGTAAAATTTTCCGAAATCTCGGATCCGAAGGCGATTTGCATAGGAAATTATTCAAGAATTAAAATCCATAACTCAAATCGATCTCGTGCAATCAACATGTAAGCGATGCAACTAACGTGATTCCGAGCTTCAGACTCTAATCGAAGAACCAAAAACACGGATCAATTCCACATGGAAATCAATACGCCATCATTGAAATGGAGTTTGCGAAACACAACTCTTGCGCACGGAATCGAAAATAACAAAACCGACACAAAGCAAGGAACTCACTGATTCAAAGTTAGTTTCGACACAGACAGGTTCTAATCTTCTTCCCTTTCTCCTTCAATATTGCTTATGCGTTTGCGAGTTTTATTTACGTGTGCGTTACTAGTTTGAATATTCTCCatccttctttttctttttctatgATATTCGTCTTCTCCTCTTCTCGTTGTTGCGAGATTGTTGCGTGAGATTGAGAGTTGCAGTGAAGAATGGAAATGGAAATTGAGGGAACGTGATAATCTGAGAGTGTTGATTTTTTACTGATGATTGTGCAAGTGATTGAATGGATTCGAGATTGAAAGAGTTTGAGAGGTTCTGATTTTTCTGTGCAAAATGAACGTTCTCCAACTTGCAGAGTGAAAGAGTAATTTATAGGTGAGGGAATAGAGTTAACCAGTGTTAACTCTGTTAACTTCATCCAAGTGGAAGTTGGTTAGGTATGATGTTTCCGTTAGTCATCCTGTTAAATAAACTGTTAGGTTCTTTCCGTGAGCTTGTTGGTAGTAGCTTTATGTTGTAGTTTCGTTAACCTGTGATCTGTTAAAAGTGTATTTTACAGGGTAAATACTGAGAATGTTCAGCAGGGCTTATACGTTTTGAGTTTCAGTTTATTTCCAAAGTGTGAATTTTGCTATTCAGTAGGTTGTGCTGCACTGTGATGCCAAATATGGCTATATGATTAGTTCTTCATTTGAGATCAATTAAGTTGTTATGGATGATGGTCTATGTTAGATGAATGGTTGGTATGTTAGATGTTAGGAATCCTTGTTACAGTTAATTGGCCTCGGTTGAATTGGAAAATCGTGAGAGTTTTGAAAAACTTTATTACTTCTTGCTACTGTTAATGATTGCAGTTAGTGAATCGACTTGTGGCTGCTATTGACTGTTGTCGTACGGAAGTTTGATTTGTTGTTGCATGGCCAGTATGCCTATGGCATGACAAGGTTTAGGCACGAATTAAGGGAGCGATCAAGATTGACAATGGTTAGGAAGGTCTTTGCTTAGGTTGATCATGGCCATGTGATTGTGGATGAATATGGATGTTAAAAATCAGAATTTTTATGTCACATGTTAATTTAGATTCCTTTTTGGAACGTTCATTTATAATATGCAATGAGTTTATCATAGGAACTATGTATTAACATGAACTTGTGTACATGAATATTTTATGAATG from Lathyrus oleraceus cultivar Zhongwan6 chromosome 7, CAAS_Psat_ZW6_1.0, whole genome shotgun sequence encodes the following:
- the LOC127103935 gene encoding protein MAIN-LIKE 1, encoding MLDRGASSSAAAAEPTGYPGGPYDTSLLVKYEHHVARHIWFGEERGPKKELKVAGHGLKLTSRVPLALPPQMESWVSRSGLASLQRTSLNKIDTNLVSAFVERWHLETSSFHMPFGEMSITLDDVACLLHLPIRGIFWSPRDVTEELAVELAVDYLGVSQGQAQSHGYRANCRGYKVKFSRFRDDDARSAEGVSWYITEIRSSGPWP